A window from Kovacikia minuta CCNUW1 encodes these proteins:
- a CDS encoding DUF5110 domain-containing protein encodes MPLYAKAGAIIPMQPVMQYVDERPVNELTLKIYPGNGEWTLYEDDGHSFAYRNGTWTTTTYQTHQEGQQIILEVTARQGNWTPPEREVIAELAETGESFTLVNRLS; translated from the coding sequence ATGCCACTCTATGCCAAAGCAGGCGCAATCATTCCGATGCAGCCTGTCATGCAATATGTTGATGAACGCCCTGTGAATGAATTAACCCTAAAGATTTATCCGGGAAATGGAGAATGGACCCTTTACGAGGATGATGGTCACAGTTTTGCCTATCGGAATGGTACCTGGACAACCACAACCTACCAGACCCATCAGGAAGGTCAGCAGATTATCCTTGAAGTTACCGCCCGTCAGGGAAACTGGACTCCCCCAGAACGGGAAGTGATTGCAGAATTAGCCGAAACAGGAGAATCTTTCACCCTGGTAAACCGACTTTCTTAG
- a CDS encoding NAD+ synthase, protein MKIAIAQLNPTIGDLSGNAQRILEAARQAAEQGAQLVLTPELSLCGYPPRDLLMHPGFVETMAATLRQLAIDLPPQLAVLVGTVEINSNSLLEGGKPLFNSMALLEGGRLQQIFHKRLLPTYDVFDEDRYFEPGKQPNQFVLRDEGGGMRDENSTNLSSLIPHPSSLHIGVTICEDLWNDEEFWGKRSYQINPIADLARQGVDLIINLSASPYTVGKQKLREAMLKHCAVRFNQPVIYANQVGGNDDLIFDGSSVAFNRQGELVCRAQAFASDLVFVELQNGDLQPGTVATSPEGPDAEIWSALVLGVRDYARKCGFSKVVVGLSGGIDSALVAAIAAEAIGPENVLGVLMPSPYSSDHSVKDALALAKNIGIQTQTLSIGELMQGYDHTLEALFAGTEFGLAEENIQSRIRGNLLMAISNKFGHLLLSTGNKSEMAVGYCTLYGDMNGGLAAIADVPKTRVYSICQWLNERMRAEGGGMKEGMRAEGGGMKEELDSSLIPHPSSLEVIPSNILTKAPSAELKPGQVDQDSLPPYEILDEILDRFILEHQTPDQIIAAGHDSQVVNKVVKLISRAEFKRRQAPPVLKVTDRAFGMGWRMPIANRWIPEALQQ, encoded by the coding sequence ATGAAAATTGCGATCGCCCAACTGAACCCAACTATCGGTGACCTCTCTGGCAATGCCCAACGCATTCTGGAAGCAGCCCGTCAAGCAGCGGAACAGGGAGCGCAGTTGGTGCTAACACCAGAACTTTCCCTTTGTGGCTATCCCCCCCGCGACCTGTTGATGCACCCCGGTTTTGTTGAAACGATGGCAGCCACCCTGAGGCAACTGGCAATAGATCTGCCGCCCCAGCTTGCTGTCCTGGTGGGAACCGTGGAGATCAATTCCAACTCTCTCCTAGAAGGTGGAAAGCCCCTGTTCAACAGCATGGCACTGCTAGAAGGCGGCAGACTCCAGCAAATCTTCCACAAACGCCTCCTCCCTACCTACGATGTTTTTGATGAAGACCGCTACTTCGAGCCAGGGAAACAGCCGAATCAGTTCGTTTTGAGGGATGAGGGCGGAGGGATGAGGGATGAAAATTCCACGAATCTTTCATCCCTCATCCCCCATCCCTCATCCCTTCATATCGGCGTCACTATCTGCGAAGACCTCTGGAACGATGAGGAATTTTGGGGCAAGCGGAGTTACCAGATTAATCCGATCGCCGATCTTGCCCGTCAGGGCGTGGATCTGATTATTAATCTTTCGGCTTCTCCTTACACGGTGGGTAAACAAAAACTCCGGGAGGCGATGCTGAAACATTGTGCCGTGCGCTTTAACCAACCCGTGATTTATGCCAACCAGGTGGGAGGCAACGATGACCTGATTTTTGATGGCAGCAGCGTTGCCTTTAACCGTCAGGGTGAATTAGTCTGTCGTGCGCAGGCGTTCGCCAGTGATCTTGTGTTTGTGGAACTTCAGAACGGTGACTTGCAACCCGGCACTGTGGCGACTTCACCGGAAGGGCCAGATGCGGAGATCTGGTCAGCCCTGGTGTTGGGCGTCAGGGACTACGCGCGCAAATGTGGTTTCTCAAAAGTTGTCGTTGGTTTAAGTGGTGGAATCGATTCTGCCCTGGTTGCCGCGATCGCCGCTGAAGCGATCGGTCCCGAAAATGTTCTGGGAGTACTGATGCCCTCTCCCTACAGTTCTGACCATTCGGTTAAGGATGCGCTGGCGCTGGCAAAAAACATTGGCATCCAGACGCAAACGCTTTCTATTGGCGAGTTAATGCAGGGTTACGACCACACCCTGGAAGCACTGTTTGCCGGAACCGAGTTTGGGCTTGCCGAAGAAAACATCCAATCCCGAATTCGGGGCAACCTGCTAATGGCAATCTCCAATAAATTTGGGCATCTGCTCCTCTCGACGGGCAATAAATCCGAAATGGCAGTTGGCTACTGCACCCTCTACGGCGACATGAATGGCGGATTAGCCGCGATCGCTGACGTTCCCAAAACCCGCGTCTACTCCATTTGCCAGTGGCTAAATGAAAGGATGAGGGCGGAGGGCGGAGGGATGAAAGAAGGGATGAGGGCGGAGGGCGGAGGGATGAAAGAAGAATTAGATTCATCCCTCATCCCTCATCCTTCATCCCTTGAAGTCATTCCCTCTAACATCCTGACCAAGGCTCCCAGTGCCGAACTTAAGCCAGGACAGGTGGATCAGGACTCGTTGCCACCCTACGAAATTTTGGATGAGATCCTGGATCGGTTCATCCTGGAGCACCAAACGCCCGATCAAATAATTGCAGCGGGACACGATTCCCAAGTGGTAAACAAGGTAGTGAAACTAATTAGCAGGGCAGAGTTTAAGCGACGGCAGGCTCCTCCCGTTCTAAAAGTGACCGATCGTGCCTTTGGGATGGGTTGGCGGATGCCGATCGCCAATCGTTGGATACCTGAAGCACTCCAGCAGTAG
- a CDS encoding type IV pilus twitching motility protein PilT: MTEPQRPPISPPPPPRVPPAPPPPVRSATNGATTISNPQPRPTATPSASGSPTVISSQPVGSSPPTVISSSQSAAGAVAQTTVSSTPVASSAHRPTAPPVVPGMHRGPSHGSPTLAEIVRTAFDKGYSDVHLGVGEVPRFRNRGEMDPTDWPETDRDTFFSWLREILSEEDVQRFEETLDFDGATQYDFARVRINIFDSLRGPAMVLRLIPLKILTMEQLNLPPVFKDICHYHKGLILVTGPTGSGKSTTMAAMVDYINKEMPKHIITIEDPIEFVHISRKSLIKHREVGIHTRKFDNALKAALREDPDIILVGEMRDKETVNTALKAAQTGHMVMGTLHTNSAVKTIERILQLFEPEQQEPMRISLAESLVAVIAQGLCRTTDGKRAAFHDIMINTDAIKDFIRRGEIEEIEQIIPRCTFDGMCTMNQSLYKLYEAGRITEETALEMSPKPNEMAQALRGRV, from the coding sequence ATGACAGAACCACAGCGTCCACCCATTTCTCCACCCCCTCCACCTAGAGTGCCACCCGCACCCCCTCCCCCTGTCAGGAGTGCTACCAATGGGGCAACGACTATCTCAAATCCTCAACCAAGACCGACAGCAACACCCTCTGCCTCAGGATCGCCCACGGTCATTTCCTCCCAGCCTGTGGGTTCAAGCCCACCGACAGTCATTTCCTCCTCCCAGTCAGCCGCTGGAGCGGTTGCTCAGACAACGGTTTCTTCAACCCCTGTGGCGTCCTCTGCGCATCGCCCAACGGCTCCGCCGGTGGTGCCTGGAATGCATCGCGGTCCCAGTCATGGCTCTCCTACCCTGGCAGAAATCGTCCGGACGGCTTTTGATAAGGGATATTCCGATGTTCACCTGGGAGTTGGCGAGGTTCCCCGTTTCCGTAACCGGGGCGAAATGGACCCAACTGACTGGCCCGAAACCGATCGGGACACCTTCTTTAGCTGGTTACGGGAAATTTTAAGCGAAGAAGATGTCCAGCGATTTGAGGAAACGTTGGACTTTGACGGCGCAACCCAGTACGACTTTGCCCGGGTACGGATCAATATTTTTGATTCCCTGCGGGGACCAGCAATGGTTTTGCGACTGATTCCGTTGAAAATCCTGACGATGGAACAACTCAACCTGCCCCCCGTTTTCAAAGACATTTGTCATTATCACAAGGGGCTAATTCTGGTTACAGGCCCAACCGGGTCGGGTAAATCCACCACAATGGCAGCGATGGTTGACTACATCAACAAGGAGATGCCCAAACACATCATTACCATTGAAGATCCGATCGAATTTGTCCATATCAGCCGCAAATCGTTGATTAAGCACCGGGAAGTGGGCATCCATACGCGCAAGTTTGACAACGCGCTCAAAGCTGCCCTCCGGGAAGACCCAGACATCATCCTGGTCGGTGAAATGCGGGACAAAGAAACCGTGAATACGGCTCTCAAAGCTGCCCAAACCGGTCACATGGTGATGGGAACGCTGCACACGAATAGTGCGGTGAAAACCATTGAACGGATTTTGCAACTCTTTGAACCAGAGCAACAGGAGCCAATGAGAATCTCTCTGGCAGAATCTCTGGTTGCTGTCATTGCTCAGGGGTTGTGCCGGACAACCGATGGCAAACGGGCGGCTTTCCACGACATTATGATTAACACGGATGCCATTAAGGACTTTATTCGCCGGGGAGAAATTGAAGAAATTGAACAAATTATTCCCAGATGTACGTTTGATGGTATGTGTACAATGAACCAGTCTCTCTACAAGCTCTATGAAGCGGGACGGATTACCGAGGAAACCGCTCTGGAGATGTCACCCAAGCCCAACGAAATGGCTCAGGCTTTGAGAGGGCGTGTCTAA
- a CDS encoding circadian clock KaiB family protein: protein MNSTSATLPNLFKGIALFTPGGGLVYCIDPDKQNRWHLHLCALLRDILGLPEPPHFLVPCYTATVDRWLDARTGQVQTVAEAAPAVLRHGALLNAVFGTENLTWQKMPVQDGLCDPIVLSIYRKQFPQLWKTEDLLVRYDRAEAYTYFPDEPEVAVIPAPPTPLEDQGYVFRLFVSGSNTVTERTMKILHQLLEESLCHPYTLKVIDVRQHPEQAELDQVSATPTLVRVWPEPARRVVGNLDNVNQLLWILRPAEG from the coding sequence TTGAACTCAACTTCAGCAACCCTCCCCAATCTGTTTAAGGGAATCGCCTTGTTTACACCAGGGGGAGGGTTGGTTTATTGTATTGACCCAGATAAACAGAATCGCTGGCATCTGCACTTGTGTGCGCTCCTGCGAGACATTTTGGGTCTGCCCGAACCGCCTCACTTTCTGGTGCCCTGCTACACTGCAACCGTCGATCGCTGGCTTGATGCTCGAACGGGGCAAGTTCAGACGGTTGCTGAAGCCGCTCCAGCGGTTTTGAGACATGGAGCACTTTTGAATGCCGTGTTTGGCACAGAAAACCTGACCTGGCAGAAAATGCCTGTGCAGGATGGATTGTGTGATCCAATTGTTTTATCGATCTATCGCAAACAGTTTCCTCAACTCTGGAAAACGGAGGATTTGTTGGTTCGCTATGACAGGGCTGAAGCCTATACCTATTTCCCTGACGAACCGGAAGTTGCGGTAATTCCTGCGCCTCCAACTCCCCTGGAAGATCAGGGGTACGTGTTCCGATTGTTTGTGTCGGGTTCCAATACTGTTACCGAACGCACGATGAAAATCTTGCACCAGCTTTTAGAAGAGTCCCTCTGTCATCCATATACGTTGAAAGTGATTGATGTGCGTCAACATCCTGAGCAAGCAGAATTAGATCAGGTTTCGGCAACGCCTACCTTAGTTCGGGTCTGGCCTGAACCAGCCCGTCGTGTTGTTGGCAATCTGGATAATGTGAACCAGTTGTTGTGGATACTGAGACCCGCAGAAGGATGA
- a CDS encoding DUF1499 domain-containing protein gives MFKFSGQRPTTLGVTDGRLAPCPGTPNCVCSYDKDGQSAIAPLTYNTTQSEAKAALKQIIQSQERATLITETENYLYAEFASKLMGFVDDVEFFFDPSTKAIHVRSASRLGKSDLGVNRKRVELIREKLKETSI, from the coding sequence ATGTTTAAATTCTCAGGTCAGCGTCCTACTACCCTTGGAGTTACAGACGGCAGATTAGCCCCCTGTCCTGGTACCCCTAATTGTGTATGCAGCTACGATAAGGACGGGCAAAGTGCGATCGCTCCGTTGACTTACAACACCACTCAGTCAGAAGCAAAAGCTGCACTCAAGCAAATTATCCAATCCCAGGAACGAGCAACCCTAATTACAGAAACCGAAAATTATCTGTATGCTGAGTTTGCCAGCAAACTGATGGGGTTTGTGGATGATGTGGAGTTCTTTTTTGACCCTTCAACAAAAGCCATTCACGTGCGATCGGCATCCCGCTTGGGCAAATCTGATTTAGGCGTTAACCGTAAACGGGTCGAGTTAATTCGCGAAAAGCTGAAAGAAACCAGCATCTAA
- a CDS encoding DNA-3-methyladenine glycosylase I translates to MNIRRCAWVKDDPLYIEYHDREWGIPVHDDTRLFEMLILEGAQAGLSWLTILRKRENYRVAFDGFDGAKIAQYDDTKIAALLANPGIVRNRLKIQATVQNAQAFLEVQREFGSFDAYIWDFVGGKPIVNAWQTVAEVPVETPESHAMSRDLLQRNFKFVGSTICYAFMQACGLVHDHTTDCFCYQKIG, encoded by the coding sequence ATGAATATCCGTCGTTGCGCCTGGGTTAAGGATGACCCGCTTTACATTGAGTATCACGATCGCGAGTGGGGCATTCCTGTACATGATGATACGCGGTTGTTCGAAATGTTGATTTTGGAGGGGGCGCAGGCGGGGTTGAGTTGGCTCACGATTTTGCGGAAACGTGAGAATTATCGGGTTGCCTTTGACGGATTTGATGGGGCAAAAATTGCTCAATATGACGATACGAAGATTGCAGCGTTGTTAGCCAATCCCGGAATTGTGCGGAATCGGCTCAAGATACAAGCCACCGTTCAAAATGCGCAGGCTTTTCTAGAGGTGCAGCGGGAATTTGGCAGCTTTGATGCCTATATCTGGGACTTTGTTGGCGGCAAACCGATTGTTAATGCCTGGCAGACGGTGGCAGAAGTTCCTGTCGAAACCCCAGAATCCCATGCCATGAGCCGAGATCTGCTCCAGCGCAACTTCAAGTTTGTCGGCTCGACAATCTGCTATGCTTTCATGCAGGCTTGCGGGCTGGTTCATGACCATACAACCGATTGTTTTTGCTACCAGAAGATAGGCTGA
- a CDS encoding mechanosensitive ion channel family protein: MQISRLSTPVRAFFRNFAGGRIFRLRPVVSFILISLFTCTIATSWMPIATGQIPIPLPSEQSLSPPPYDVQRLGSLEVAPVNFEGVELFKIASPSVPDRSKPGNLIPVEQRAQQIQANLRRLIQNTVSISSQGETITNSYDPKTLQVGVAVLNGETIIQVKDNDHPQPLKVMTVTPSDANYYGSPIGQVAEYMRSRIDSEVRNSLKERSSSNLKKLIQEAVLLLLKIAAISFILWLLQRLLKHREKVLTARLEAETPVSDKSPLSSNTSSPALGSLMADRSGSENSVSSRPIGSPTTRRPTTGSPTTGEAGQISQRLAFLDAFRQQFSLRQRRRIVSFLRWLTSWGQAILWVGGTALILRLFPWTRALSAQLLRIPIQLLGIWFFTGLLIRLGDILLDRLAKVWDRYDIFGEGDAQREALRISTTVQALKGLKTFIVCIVGMTWALGVLGLPVGSVLAIGGIVAFAISLGFQNVVKDVVNGFLILMEDQYAIGDIIMIGTEAGLVENMNLRITQLRNGEGQLITVPNSSIIQVKNLTRTWSRVDFSIEVAYDTDIDRALHILQEVAQAMYEEPEWHDLFAGPPEVLGVDSISHTGMLIRVWLKTQPAQQWSVGREFRRRVRVAFDKNEVEIGKPQQDFWQKIEEPLHNGSADGQEAEELEGKRP; this comes from the coding sequence ATGCAAATTTCCAGGCTAAGCACACCTGTGCGAGCATTTTTCAGGAACTTCGCAGGGGGACGAATCTTCCGGCTCCGTCCCGTTGTCAGCTTTATTCTGATTAGCCTTTTCACCTGCACGATCGCCACCAGTTGGATGCCGATCGCCACAGGGCAAATTCCCATTCCATTGCCCTCCGAGCAATCCCTGTCACCACCGCCCTACGATGTCCAACGCCTTGGTTCGCTTGAGGTTGCCCCAGTTAACTTTGAGGGGGTTGAACTGTTCAAAATTGCGTCCCCTTCTGTGCCCGATCGCAGCAAACCTGGAAATTTAATTCCGGTAGAACAACGGGCTCAACAGATTCAAGCCAATTTGCGGCGGTTGATCCAAAACACGGTTTCTATTTCAAGTCAGGGAGAAACCATCACAAACAGCTACGACCCCAAAACCTTACAAGTGGGCGTTGCTGTCCTTAATGGGGAAACAATTATCCAGGTGAAGGATAATGACCATCCCCAACCGCTCAAAGTCATGACGGTGACCCCATCCGATGCCAATTACTATGGCTCTCCAATCGGGCAGGTTGCCGAATACATGCGAAGTCGGATCGATTCCGAGGTGCGAAATTCCCTCAAGGAGCGATCGTCCTCCAACTTAAAGAAATTAATTCAGGAAGCCGTTCTCCTGCTGCTAAAGATAGCAGCAATCAGTTTTATCCTCTGGCTCCTACAACGCCTGCTAAAGCATCGGGAAAAGGTGCTGACCGCAAGGCTGGAAGCGGAAACACCTGTATCTGACAAATCTCCCTTAAGCTCAAATACCAGCTCTCCCGCTCTGGGTAGCCTCATGGCTGACAGATCCGGCTCAGAAAATTCAGTCAGCAGTAGACCCATTGGCAGCCCAACAACCAGGCGACCAACAACGGGTTCTCCCACTACAGGGGAAGCCGGTCAGATTTCCCAACGGTTGGCATTTTTGGATGCTTTTCGTCAGCAATTTAGCCTGCGCCAGCGGCGCAGGATCGTTTCATTTTTGCGCTGGTTAACCTCCTGGGGACAGGCGATCCTCTGGGTCGGTGGGACTGCCCTGATTTTGCGGTTATTTCCCTGGACCCGCGCTTTGTCAGCTCAGCTTCTCAGAATTCCGATTCAGTTGTTGGGCATCTGGTTCTTCACAGGCTTGCTGATTCGGTTGGGGGATATCCTGCTAGATCGACTGGCAAAAGTCTGGGACAGATACGACATTTTTGGAGAGGGAGACGCCCAACGGGAGGCATTACGGATTTCAACCACCGTGCAAGCTCTTAAAGGATTAAAAACCTTCATTGTCTGTATCGTTGGTATGACCTGGGCATTGGGAGTTCTGGGTTTGCCCGTTGGCTCGGTTCTGGCGATCGGTGGAATTGTTGCCTTTGCCATTTCGCTGGGGTTCCAGAACGTGGTCAAAGATGTGGTAAACGGCTTTCTGATCCTGATGGAAGACCAATACGCGATCGGCGACATTATTATGATCGGCACGGAAGCGGGGTTGGTCGAAAACATGAACCTCCGCATTACCCAGCTCCGAAATGGGGAAGGACAGTTGATCACCGTTCCCAATAGCTCGATCATTCAGGTCAAAAACCTGACGCGAACCTGGTCAAGAGTCGATTTCTCAATCGAAGTTGCCTACGACACCGACATCGATCGTGCCCTTCACATTCTGCAAGAGGTTGCCCAGGCAATGTACGAGGAACCCGAATGGCACGACCTGTTTGCCGGACCTCCAGAAGTTCTGGGTGTCGATAGCATTTCCCATACCGGGATGCTGATTCGCGTCTGGCTCAAAACCCAGCCCGCCCAACAGTGGAGCGTCGGACGGGAATTTCGCCGTCGCGTCCGGGTTGCTTTTGATAAAAACGAAGTCGAAATTGGCAAACCCCAACAGGATTTCTGGCAAAAAATTGAAGAACCCCTCCACAACGGTTCTGCCGACGGGCAAGAGGCGGAAGAGTTGGAAGGCAAAAGGCCATAG
- a CDS encoding DUF565 domain-containing protein: MQNTRLNNLIGVTSEFLGGWLRNPWRRLSVLVISLLLGNFLGPSISLISGQSQGVDVVVAGILVLVVEVISWITYRSTPETARSLLVQIPNAIKIGLIYSLFVEAFKLGS, translated from the coding sequence ATGCAAAATACCCGTCTCAACAATTTAATCGGTGTTACCAGTGAGTTTCTGGGCGGCTGGTTGCGTAACCCCTGGCGGCGACTGTCTGTTCTGGTTATTAGCCTGTTGTTAGGTAACTTTTTGGGTCCGTCAATTTCTCTGATCTCCGGTCAAAGCCAGGGAGTTGATGTTGTTGTAGCAGGCATTTTGGTTTTAGTCGTTGAGGTAATTAGCTGGATCACCTACCGGAGTACCCCCGAAACTGCCCGATCGTTACTTGTTCAGATTCCGAACGCGATAAAAATTGGATTAATCTATAGTTTGTTTGTAGAAGCCTTCAAGCTAGGGTCGTAA
- a CDS encoding aminopeptidase P family protein, translating to MTPLDLLSPSISSQSVHEKLAALRSLLPTNHVDAYLIPSADEHLNEYLPEAKRRRDWVSGFTGSAGDFLLGQNQAWLFVDSRYHEQAELEVNLSLIQVSKLGLDEQKTLEETLEQLGKEAAKTQAPCRLGFDPFTIALTQFRNLQKQLEPWGVVLVPLPENWVDRVRSQQPWVETEPLPAFATSKLFYLSDAVTGETIQQKLKRVREDMQKSNTEILPVTKLDQIAWLYNLRGWDVPYNPVFIAYTIITQDNAFLFTNLERVSSELRQLLAEQVTLLPYEQYAETLKSLISRSPCRVLLDPQRTTMGTYRILTAEEVKDTCRIVETQNPIEGIKARKNAVELDQMRLANLKASRAKTRTLKWLTDQLAQGKILTEADVAATVERFYAEEEGFQGLSFNTISGAGSNSSIVHYGTPDPERELKSGEFLLLDSGAQYASGTTDDTRTVIIGTPTPEQVERYTEVLKAHINCAMQRFPKGTTGAQLDGIARSTLWFAGLDYGHGTGHGVGAFLNVHEGPNGISKRVSEPLEPGMVTSIEPGFYEPGWGGIRIENLYVVKDLTEPNPDEAEPPKTRWYGFESLTYIPFDLRLIDLTRLNGQQRSWLEAYHQAVVEKLSPELNQEELAWLRLAMP from the coding sequence ATGACTCCCCTCGATCTCCTCTCCCCCTCAATCTCTTCCCAATCGGTTCACGAAAAGTTGGCTGCGCTGCGATCGCTGCTGCCAACCAACCATGTTGATGCCTATCTGATTCCCTCTGCGGATGAACATTTGAATGAATATTTGCCGGAAGCAAAACGGCGACGAGATTGGGTTAGCGGGTTTACCGGCTCAGCTGGAGATTTTCTGTTGGGGCAAAATCAGGCCTGGTTATTTGTGGACTCCCGCTACCATGAGCAGGCAGAACTAGAAGTAAACCTTTCGCTGATTCAAGTCTCCAAATTGGGTTTAGATGAGCAGAAAACCCTGGAAGAAACCCTGGAGCAACTTGGAAAGGAAGCTGCTAAGACTCAAGCCCCCTGCCGATTAGGATTTGACCCTTTTACGATCGCCCTAACCCAGTTCCGTAACCTCCAGAAGCAATTGGAACCCTGGGGTGTTGTCCTGGTGCCATTGCCGGAGAACTGGGTTGATCGGGTGCGATCGCAACAACCCTGGGTGGAAACGGAACCCCTGCCAGCGTTTGCAACCTCAAAGCTGTTCTACCTGTCGGATGCGGTCACGGGCGAAACCATTCAGCAGAAGCTCAAGCGGGTGCGAGAGGATATGCAGAAGTCGAATACTGAGATTCTGCCTGTGACCAAATTAGACCAGATCGCCTGGTTGTATAATCTGCGCGGTTGGGATGTGCCCTACAACCCGGTTTTCATTGCCTACACAATCATTACCCAGGACAACGCCTTTCTATTCACCAATCTGGAGCGCGTCAGCTCAGAACTTCGGCAACTGCTGGCCGAACAGGTCACCCTGTTGCCCTACGAACAGTATGCCGAGACACTAAAATCTCTGATCTCGCGATCGCCGTGTCGTGTTTTGCTTGATCCCCAACGGACAACAATGGGAACCTACCGCATCCTGACTGCGGAGGAAGTTAAAGATACCTGTCGGATTGTGGAAACCCAAAATCCGATCGAGGGCATCAAAGCCCGCAAGAATGCGGTAGAACTAGACCAAATGCGGTTGGCAAACCTGAAAGCCAGTCGTGCTAAGACGCGCACCTTGAAGTGGCTAACCGACCAGCTTGCCCAGGGGAAAATTCTTACCGAAGCGGATGTGGCAGCGACCGTAGAGCGGTTTTATGCTGAAGAGGAGGGCTTTCAAGGGTTAAGCTTCAATACTATCTCTGGTGCTGGGTCAAACAGTTCGATCGTTCACTATGGGACGCCTGATCCCGAACGGGAATTGAAATCAGGCGAGTTTTTGTTGCTAGACTCTGGCGCGCAATATGCCTCCGGTACCACAGATGACACCCGCACTGTCATCATTGGCACTCCTACCCCGGAACAGGTGGAACGCTATACCGAGGTGTTGAAGGCTCACATTAATTGCGCCATGCAGCGGTTTCCCAAGGGAACCACAGGTGCCCAGTTGGATGGAATTGCGCGATCGACCCTGTGGTTTGCCGGGTTGGACTATGGGCATGGTACCGGACATGGCGTCGGTGCCTTCCTCAATGTTCACGAAGGACCAAATGGGATTAGTAAGCGGGTCAGTGAACCACTAGAGCCGGGAATGGTCACCAGCATTGAACCGGGATTTTATGAACCGGGTTGGGGTGGAATTCGGATCGAGAACCTCTATGTGGTCAAAGACCTGACTGAGCCTAATCCAGACGAGGCTGAACCACCCAAGACTCGGTGGTATGGCTTCGAATCTCTAACCTACATCCCTTTTGACCTACGATTAATTGACCTGACGCGGTTGAATGGGCAGCAGCGATCGTGGTTGGAGGCATACCATCAAGCAGTTGTTGAAAAACTATCCCCAGAGTTGAACCAAGAGGAGCTTGCCTGGTTGAGACTTGCAATGCCCTAG
- a CDS encoding Uma2 family endonuclease, with translation MAVTTPKLTFAEYLAYDDGTGAKYELVNGDLVRMALGTGEHGDISEFLNEAFKAEIKRSSLPWASKDMKIGIQSPRGNRWDTCRVPDVVVLPLEQWAGLKKRESVIALHEPPPLLVVEVVSPSTATEDYRAKRSEYAVLNIPEYWIVDPIQLLVTVCTLREGAYDDQVFQESESIVSPTFPGFNLTAAQVLEADS, from the coding sequence ATGGCAGTTACAACCCCAAAACTTACCTTTGCAGAGTACCTCGCCTATGACGACGGCACAGGGGCTAAATATGAGTTGGTTAATGGAGATCTCGTCCGCATGGCATTGGGAACTGGAGAACATGGGGATATCAGCGAGTTTCTTAATGAAGCCTTCAAAGCTGAAATCAAACGCTCTTCACTACCCTGGGCATCAAAAGACATGAAGATTGGCATTCAGTCACCTCGAGGAAACCGCTGGGATACTTGCAGGGTGCCTGATGTGGTTGTGCTGCCCTTAGAGCAGTGGGCGGGGTTGAAAAAACGCGAATCTGTGATTGCGCTGCACGAACCTCCCCCCTTGCTTGTGGTAGAAGTCGTTAGCCCCTCCACTGCTACGGAAGACTACCGCGCAAAACGGAGTGAATACGCTGTTTTAAATATCCCTGAATATTGGATCGTTGACCCCATTCAGCTGCTGGTGACGGTTTGTACCCTGCGAGAGGGTGCGTATGATGATCAGGTGTTTCAGGAGAGTGAGTCGATCGTTTCTCCCACCTTTCCAGGATTTAATCTAACGGCAGCACAGGTGTTGGAAGCCGACAGCTAG